In one window of Zingiber officinale cultivar Zhangliang chromosome 11A, Zo_v1.1, whole genome shotgun sequence DNA:
- the LOC122031778 gene encoding uncharacterized protein LOC122031778: MDLLEVPLDVLALRLYALPVDAAVTYLALLVAAAVALGLWSIRGAAAAASISHSPPQDVSLSEPEKLKLDLASLPPACHLSDPSSGTPKSRFTAYYSGERSDPVNHDFDEIDRRSRGAAPWSGNWSLEWTAVKRAGHLGWYSHQDMTELNGSVVKLWDARPTPAAMLLRRRL; this comes from the coding sequence ATGGACTTGCTCGAGGTCCCTCTCGATGTCTTAGCGCTCCGGCTCTACGCGCTTCCGGTCGACGCCGCCGTGACCTACCTCGCTCTCCTCGTGGCCGCAGCCGTcgccctcggcctctggagcatcaggggcgccgccgccgccgcctccattTCTCACTCTCCTCCTCAGGATGTCTCCCTCTCAGAGCCCGAGAAGCTCAAGCTCGACCTCGCCTCTCTTCCTCCGGCCTGCCACCTGAGCGATCCGAGCAGCGGCACGCCGAAGTCTCGGTTCACCGCCTACTACTCCGGCGAGCGATCCGACCCCGTCAACCACGATTTCGACGAGATCGACCGGCGGTCGAGAGGGGCGGCGCCGTGGAGCGGCAACTGGAGCTTGGAATGGACGGCCGTTAAGAGAGCGGGGCACCTCGGGTGGTACAGCCACCAGGACATGACGGAACTTAACGGCAGCGTCGTCAAGCTCTGGGACGCCCGGCCGACGCCGGCGGCGATGCTGTTGCGCCGGCGACTGTAG